A genomic region of Rhipicephalus sanguineus isolate Rsan-2018 chromosome 3, BIME_Rsan_1.4, whole genome shotgun sequence contains the following coding sequences:
- the LOC119385611 gene encoding uncharacterized protein LOC119385611 encodes MPAASSRAPAGVWAAPDVAVLPGPCASPTVPPPAPLQQTISPGSPSTPGERPFGPSVCPLPAVTPDEPMGTKSARKGRDENGSDCDAPRKHAQPAPNSSLSETPSDCDALPRPVQILAASDGTSQPSTAASTPQLAQQAAAAF; translated from the coding sequence ATGCCCGCCGCCTCCTCACGAGCACCTGCGGGCGTCTGGGCCGCTCCTGATGTCGCAGTGCTGCCGGGCCCATGTGCGAGCCCGACGGTACCACCACCAGCACCTTTACAACAGACGATCTCGCCCGGGTCGCCGTCCACACCAGGAGAACGCCCTTTTGGCCCCAGCGTTTGCCCGCTGCCTGCGGTCACACCAGACGAGCCAATGGGCACTAAGAGCGCCCGGAAAGGTCGTGATGAGAACGGGAGTGACTGCGACGCTCCACGCAAGCATGCGCAACCAGCACCGAACTCCTCGCTGTCGGAGACGCCCAGTGACTGCGACGCACTGCCCCGTCCCGTGCAGATTTTGGCAGCTAGTGACGGAACGTCGCAACCAAGCACAGCTGCTTCGACGCCTCAACTAGCTCAACAGGCAGCCGCGGCTTTTTAA